A window of the Equus przewalskii isolate Varuska chromosome 10, EquPr2, whole genome shotgun sequence genome harbors these coding sequences:
- the C10H17orf50 gene encoding uncharacterized protein C17orf50 homolog isoform X1: protein MDKHGVKTPLWKKELEEPRAGEVEAEEAEEGSEEEDEARPPEESVAEGEAESREAEGDEGQRGSVSYCPLRQESSTQQVALLRRADSGFWGWLSPFALLGGLAAPADRKRSLPEEPCVLETRRRRPRGGGCARCEILFCKKCGNLHSHPAFVAHCILEHPDLGPCGLMSRGIPRENTLWVPSPL from the exons ATGGATAAGCACG GCGTGAAGACCCCCTTGTGGAAGAAGGAACTGGAAGAGCCCCGCGCCGGGGAGGTAGAGGCAGAGGAAGCCGAGGAGGGGtcggaggaggaggacgaggcgAGGCCGCCGGAGGAGAGCGTGGCCGAGGGCGAGGCAGAGAGCCGGGAGGCGGAGGGCGACGAGGGCCAGCGGGGCTCGGTGTCCTACTGCCCCCTGCGCCAGGAGTCCAGCACCCAGCAGGTGGCGCTGCTGCGGCGCGCGGACAGCGGCTTCTGGGGCTGGCTCAGCCCGTTCGCGCTGCTCGGCGGCCTGGCGGCTCCCGCCGACAG GAAGCGGAGCCTCCCGGAGGAGCCGTGCGTGCTGGAGACGCGGCGGAGACGGCCGCGCGGAGGGGGCTGTGCGCGCTGCGAGATCCTTTTCTGCAAGAAATGCGGGAACCTGCACAGCCACCCGGCCTTCGTGGCGCACTGCATTCTGGAGCACCCGGATCTGG GTCcttgtggcctgatgagcagaggCATCCCTAGAGAAAATACCCTCTGGGTCCCCTCACCCCTCTGA
- the C10H17orf50 gene encoding uncharacterized protein C17orf50 homolog isoform X2, with protein MDKHGVKTPLWKKELEEPRAGEVEAEEAEEGSEEEDEARPPEESVAEGEAESREAEGDEGQRGSVSYCPLRQESSTQQVALLRRADSGFWGWLSPFALLGGLAAPADRKRSLPEEPCVLETRRRRPRGGGCARCEILFCKKCGNLHSHPAFVAHCILEHPDLGEAPASGGAGATGSP; from the exons ATGGATAAGCACG GCGTGAAGACCCCCTTGTGGAAGAAGGAACTGGAAGAGCCCCGCGCCGGGGAGGTAGAGGCAGAGGAAGCCGAGGAGGGGtcggaggaggaggacgaggcgAGGCCGCCGGAGGAGAGCGTGGCCGAGGGCGAGGCAGAGAGCCGGGAGGCGGAGGGCGACGAGGGCCAGCGGGGCTCGGTGTCCTACTGCCCCCTGCGCCAGGAGTCCAGCACCCAGCAGGTGGCGCTGCTGCGGCGCGCGGACAGCGGCTTCTGGGGCTGGCTCAGCCCGTTCGCGCTGCTCGGCGGCCTGGCGGCTCCCGCCGACAG GAAGCGGAGCCTCCCGGAGGAGCCGTGCGTGCTGGAGACGCGGCGGAGACGGCCGCGCGGAGGGGGCTGTGCGCGCTGCGAGATCCTTTTCTGCAAGAAATGCGGGAACCTGCACAGCCACCCGGCCTTCGTGGCGCACTGCATTCTGGAGCACCCGGATCTGGGTGAGGCGCCGGCTTCGGGAGGAGCGGGGGCCACCGGGAGCCCCTGA